The following proteins are co-located in the Pseudomonas synxantha genome:
- a CDS encoding SdiA-regulated domain-containing protein has protein sequence MAVPLPTSKPSLRSRLSMRWYSWVFLAGAILYGVAWAMHWDDRGVLWVLERFESPAERQESVWLPDYHAVIDAKLLPGMEKDEASDLSYNPQTKTLFSVMGKNPFLVELSLQGDVLRKMPLNGWNNPEGLTVMENGLMAVVDERQHSLTIVRVDAATTALNKADFPSYDLGPSADQNKAFEAITWDRRNQQLILGEERPPALFTWKSDGSQRLAGSKAKLASSELDMRNLSALEIDSRTGHLLALSADSHLLLELDEKGEQVSFMTLLGGFNGLKDTIPRAEGVTMDESGNLYMVSEPNLFYRFEKRK, from the coding sequence ATGGCCGTGCCTCTGCCCACTTCAAAACCCTCGCTTCGCTCCCGCTTGTCCATGCGTTGGTATTCCTGGGTGTTTTTGGCCGGTGCGATTCTGTATGGGGTTGCCTGGGCCATGCATTGGGACGATCGCGGTGTGTTGTGGGTGCTGGAGCGCTTTGAGAGCCCGGCCGAACGCCAGGAGAGCGTATGGCTCCCGGATTATCACGCGGTCATCGATGCCAAGTTGCTGCCCGGTATGGAGAAGGATGAGGCTTCGGACCTGTCCTACAACCCCCAGACCAAAACCTTGTTTTCCGTCATGGGCAAGAACCCGTTCCTGGTCGAACTGAGCCTGCAAGGCGATGTGTTGCGCAAGATGCCGCTCAATGGCTGGAACAACCCGGAAGGCCTGACGGTGATGGAAAACGGCCTGATGGCGGTGGTCGATGAGCGTCAGCACAGCCTGACCATTGTCAGGGTCGACGCCGCTACCACCGCGTTGAACAAGGCTGACTTCCCCAGTTATGACCTTGGCCCATCCGCAGACCAGAACAAGGCCTTTGAGGCCATTACCTGGGACAGGCGCAACCAGCAACTCATACTGGGCGAAGAGCGCCCGCCGGCGCTGTTCACCTGGAAAAGCGATGGCAGCCAGCGGCTGGCTGGCAGCAAGGCCAAGCTGGCCAGTAGCGAACTGGACATGCGCAACCTCTCGGCGCTGGAAATCGATTCCCGTACCGGGCACTTATTGGCACTGTCAGCCGACTCCCATTTGTTGCTGGAACTGGACGAGAAAGGCGAGCAAGTCAGCTTCATGACCTTGCTCGGTGGCTTCAATGGCCTGAAAGACACCATCCCCCGCGCCGAAGGGGTGACCATGGACGAGAGCGGCAACCTGTACATGGTCAGTGAGCCAAACCTGTTCTATCGTTTTGAAAAGCGGAAATAA
- a CDS encoding fumarylacetoacetate hydrolase family protein, translated as MSYQHKYVDGTNIHFPVGKVVCIGRNYAEHAKELDNPVPTEPLLFIKPGSCVVPLEGGFSIPTERGSVHYEAEIAVLIGKPLSTKPSREEVLDAISGFAPALDLTLRDKQAELKAKGLPWEIAKSFDGAAVIAPFVVSSTFEDMTDIGIRLSINGEVRQDGNSAQMLNPIVPMIQHMAGCFSLQAGDVILTGTPAGVGPLNVGDELVLELAGVNRFESFVR; from the coding sequence ATGAGCTATCAGCACAAGTATGTCGACGGCACCAATATCCACTTTCCCGTGGGTAAAGTGGTCTGCATTGGGCGCAATTACGCCGAACACGCCAAGGAACTGGACAACCCGGTGCCGACCGAACCCCTGCTGTTCATCAAGCCGGGCAGTTGCGTGGTACCGCTGGAAGGCGGTTTCAGCATTCCAACCGAGCGCGGTTCGGTGCATTACGAAGCGGAAATCGCCGTGTTGATCGGTAAACCATTGTCGACCAAGCCGAGCCGTGAAGAAGTACTGGACGCCATCTCCGGTTTCGCCCCGGCCCTGGACCTGACCTTGCGCGACAAGCAGGCTGAGCTCAAAGCCAAGGGCCTGCCGTGGGAAATCGCCAAGTCCTTCGATGGCGCGGCGGTGATTGCACCTTTCGTGGTCAGCAGTACCTTTGAGGATATGACCGATATCGGCATTCGCCTGAGCATCAACGGTGAAGTACGCCAGGACGGCAACAGCGCGCAGATGCTCAACCCGATTGTGCCGATGATCCAGCATATGGCTGGGTGCTTCTCCCTGCAGGCGGGTGACGTGATCCTGACCGGCACCCCGGCTGGCGTTGGCCCGTTGAACGTCGGCGATGAACTGGTATTGGAGCTGGCGGGTGTGAACCGTTTCGAAAGCTTCGTTCGCTGA
- a CDS encoding FAD-binding oxidoreductase, which yields MTHPALIDELKTLVEPGKVLTDADSLEAYGKDWTKHFAPAPSAIVFPKTTEQVQAIVRWANTHKVALVPSGGRTGLSAAAVAANGEVVVSFDYMNQILNVNLTDRTAVCQPGVVTKQLQNVAEENGLYYPVDFASSGSSQIGGNIGTNAGGIKVIRYGMTRNWVAGMKVVTGKGDVLELNRDLIKNATGYDMRQLFIGAEGTLGFVVEATMRLDRAPKNLTAMVLGTTDFDSIMPVLHAFQSKLDLTAFEFFSDKALAKVLGRGDVPAPFETECPFYALLEFEATTEEVANHALETFEHCVEQGWVLDGVMSQSETQLHNLWKLREYISETISHWTPYKNDISVTVSKVPAFLSEIDAIVGEHYPDFEIVWFGHIGDGNLHLNILKPENLSKDEFFAKCATVNKWVFETVEKYNGSISAEHGVGMTKRDYLTYSRSPVEIEYMKAVKAVFDPNGIMNPGKIFAV from the coding sequence ATGACCCATCCTGCCCTGATTGATGAGCTAAAGACCCTGGTTGAGCCCGGCAAAGTGCTGACCGATGCAGACTCCCTGGAGGCTTACGGCAAGGATTGGACCAAGCACTTCGCACCCGCGCCCAGCGCCATCGTGTTCCCCAAGACCACCGAGCAGGTGCAGGCCATCGTGCGTTGGGCCAATACGCACAAGGTAGCGCTGGTGCCGTCCGGCGGGCGTACCGGCCTGTCGGCAGCGGCGGTGGCGGCCAATGGCGAAGTGGTGGTGTCGTTCGACTACATGAACCAGATCCTCAATGTGAACCTCACCGACCGCACTGCGGTGTGCCAACCGGGGGTGGTCACCAAGCAACTGCAGAACGTCGCCGAAGAAAACGGCCTGTACTACCCGGTGGACTTCGCCTCGTCCGGTTCCAGCCAGATTGGCGGCAATATCGGCACCAATGCCGGCGGGATCAAGGTGATTCGCTACGGCATGACCCGCAATTGGGTGGCTGGCATGAAGGTGGTCACCGGCAAGGGCGATGTGCTGGAACTGAACCGCGACCTGATCAAGAACGCCACCGGCTACGACATGCGCCAGCTGTTCATCGGCGCCGAAGGCACCCTGGGCTTTGTGGTCGAAGCCACCATGCGCCTGGATCGTGCACCGAAGAACCTCACCGCCATGGTACTCGGCACCACTGACTTCGACTCGATCATGCCGGTGCTGCATGCGTTCCAGAGCAAGCTGGACCTGACGGCCTTCGAGTTCTTCTCCGACAAGGCCCTGGCTAAAGTCCTCGGTCGCGGCGATGTGCCGGCGCCGTTCGAAACCGAGTGCCCGTTCTACGCGCTGCTGGAATTTGAAGCCACCACCGAAGAAGTCGCCAACCACGCCCTGGAAACCTTTGAGCACTGCGTCGAGCAGGGCTGGGTACTGGACGGCGTGATGAGCCAGAGCGAAACCCAACTGCACAACCTGTGGAAACTGCGCGAGTACATCTCCGAGACCATTTCCCACTGGACGCCGTACAAGAACGACATCTCGGTCACCGTCTCCAAAGTGCCGGCGTTCCTGAGTGAAATTGACGCGATAGTCGGTGAACACTACCCGGACTTCGAAATCGTCTGGTTTGGCCATATCGGCGACGGTAACCTGCACTTGAACATCCTCAAGCCGGAAAACCTGAGCAAGGATGAGTTCTTCGCCAAGTGCGCCACTGTGAACAAGTGGGTGTTCGAAACCGTCGAGAAGTACAACGGCTCGATCTCCGCCGAACACGGGGTGGGCATGACCAAGCGCGATTACCTGACCTACAGCCGCTCGCCGGTTGAAATCGAATACATGAAGGCGGTGAAAGCCGTGTTCGACCCGAACGGGATCATGAACCCCGGCAAGATCTTCGCTGTTTAA
- the serA gene encoding phosphoglycerate dehydrogenase: MSKTSLDKSKIKFLLLEGVHPSAVDVLKAAGYTSIEYITSSLPEAQLKEKIADAHFIGIRSRTQLTEEIFDHAKKLVAVGCFCIGTNQVDLNAARERGIAVFNAPYSNTRSVAELVLAEAILLLRGIPEKNASCHRGGWIKSAANSFEIRGKKLGIVGYGSIGTQLSVLAEGLGMQVFFYDTLTKLPLGNATQVSSLTELLGMSDIVTLHVPETAETQWMIGEKEIRAIKKGGILINAARGTVVELDALAEAIKDKHLIGAAIDVFPVEPRSNDDIFESPLRGLDNVILTPHIGGSTAEAQANIGLEVSEKLVKYSDNGTSVSSVNFPEVALPAHPGKHRLLHIHQNIPGVMMEINKVFAENGINISGQFLQTNEKVGYVVIDVDAEYSDLAQEKLQHINGTIRSRVLF; this comes from the coding sequence ATGAGCAAGACTTCTCTCGATAAGAGCAAGATCAAGTTCCTTCTTCTGGAAGGCGTCCACCCATCGGCTGTCGACGTTCTGAAAGCCGCTGGGTACACCAGCATTGAGTACATCACCAGTTCTCTGCCGGAAGCCCAGCTCAAGGAAAAGATCGCCGACGCGCACTTTATCGGCATTCGCTCCCGCACTCAGCTGACCGAAGAGATCTTCGACCACGCCAAGAAACTCGTGGCTGTCGGCTGTTTCTGCATCGGCACCAACCAGGTCGACCTCAACGCAGCGCGCGAGCGCGGCATCGCGGTGTTCAACGCGCCGTACTCCAACACCCGTTCCGTGGCGGAGCTGGTGTTGGCCGAGGCTATCCTGCTGCTGCGCGGTATCCCCGAGAAGAACGCTTCCTGCCACCGTGGCGGCTGGATCAAGAGCGCGGCCAACTCCTTCGAGATCCGCGGCAAAAAGCTGGGTATCGTCGGTTACGGCTCGATCGGCACGCAACTGTCGGTCCTGGCCGAAGGCTTGGGGATGCAGGTATTCTTCTACGACACCCTGACCAAGCTGCCATTGGGCAATGCCACCCAGGTGTCGAGCCTGACCGAGCTGTTGGGCATGTCCGACATCGTCACCCTGCACGTCCCGGAAACCGCTGAGACCCAGTGGATGATCGGCGAGAAGGAAATCCGCGCCATCAAGAAAGGCGGCATCCTGATCAACGCTGCACGTGGCACCGTGGTCGAGCTGGACGCCCTGGCCGAGGCGATCAAGGACAAGCACCTGATCGGCGCCGCCATCGACGTGTTCCCGGTGGAGCCGCGCTCCAACGACGACATCTTCGAAAGCCCGTTGCGTGGCCTGGATAACGTCATCCTGACCCCGCACATCGGTGGTTCCACCGCTGAAGCCCAGGCCAACATCGGCCTGGAAGTCTCGGAAAAGCTGGTCAAGTACAGCGACAACGGTACTTCGGTATCGTCGGTCAACTTCCCCGAAGTGGCCCTGCCGGCTCACCCGGGCAAGCACCGCCTGCTGCACATCCACCAGAACATTCCGGGCGTGATGATGGAGATCAACAAGGTCTTCGCGGAAAACGGCATCAACATCTCCGGTCAGTTCCTGCAGACCAACGAGAAGGTTGGCTACGTGGTCATCGACGTCGACGCCGAGTACTCGGACCTGGCGCAAGAGAAGCTGCAGCACATCAACGGCACTATCCGTAGCCGCGTGTTGTTCTAA
- a CDS encoding DUF4399 domain-containing protein produces the protein MKALLSRATLASLLLGASMLATAADGIPRSAPPEGAKVFIVSPKDGATVDKTFTVKFGMEGLKLAPATDQAPGTGHHHLLIDQKELPDAKLPIPATDTVIHYGKAQTETEVTLTPGKHTLQLVAGDKLHMQFNPTVASKVITVNVK, from the coding sequence ATGAAAGCCCTTTTATCCCGCGCCACCCTGGCCAGCCTGTTGCTGGGTGCTTCGATGTTGGCCACAGCCGCCGACGGTATCCCGCGCAGCGCTCCACCGGAAGGTGCCAAGGTGTTTATTGTCTCGCCGAAAGATGGCGCCACCGTCGATAAAACCTTCACCGTGAAATTCGGCATGGAAGGCCTGAAACTGGCCCCGGCGACCGACCAGGCGCCAGGCACCGGCCACCACCATCTGCTGATCGATCAGAAAGAACTGCCGGATGCGAAACTGCCGATCCCGGCCACCGACACTGTGATCCATTACGGCAAGGCCCAGACCGAGACTGAAGTGACTCTTACGCCAGGCAAGCACACCTTACAGCTGGTGGCCGGCGACAAACTGCACATGCAGTTCAACCCGACTGTAGCCTCTAAAGTGATCACGGTTAACGTTAAGTAA
- a CDS encoding transporter substrate-binding domain-containing protein: MRFSPGLLLLLPLLSPLAHAELIDDVNDRGELRIALEANTAPYNFKDGDKLTGFEVELGEQLAKEMDVRPSFITTDDSDLLPGVETGKYDVAINHIAMTAELKDRFDFSTAYREKPDLVIPFQKGNPAFKSSLDMALERVKADGRLKALAQKWFESSAPIVKTQ; this comes from the coding sequence ATGCGCTTTTCGCCTGGCCTGTTACTTTTGCTTCCCCTGCTGAGCCCCTTGGCCCACGCCGAACTGATCGACGACGTCAATGATCGCGGTGAACTGCGCATCGCCCTGGAAGCCAACACCGCGCCCTACAACTTCAAGGACGGCGACAAACTCACCGGCTTTGAAGTGGAGCTGGGTGAGCAGCTGGCCAAGGAAATGGACGTACGCCCGTCTTTTATCACCACCGACGACAGCGACCTGTTGCCAGGTGTGGAAACCGGCAAGTACGACGTGGCAATAAACCATATCGCTATGACTGCCGAACTCAAGGATCGGTTCGATTTCAGCACGGCTTATCGCGAGAAGCCGGACCTTGTGATCCCATTCCAGAAAGGTAACCCGGCGTTCAAGAGCAGCCTGGACATGGCCCTGGAGCGGGTGAAGGCGGATGGCAGATTGAAGGCGCTGGCGCAGAAGTGGTTTGAAAGCAGTGCACCGATAGTCAAGACACAGTAG
- a CDS encoding 2OG-Fe(II) oxygenase, which translates to MRAMQIPLDHPLLQRIVDDLAEKGWSQQNGFLPQALTLELAAECHKRAAEGELAPAAVGRGPAQEIREGIRGDHIQWLEEGDAAVCDTYMAVMDGLRLAMNRSLFLGLEDFESHFAMYPPGAFYLKHVDRFRDDDRRMVSAVIYLNDAWLPEHGGQLRMYLKGGVEYDVVPTGGCLVVFLSGEVPHEVLPATRERLSLTGWFRRRGNEPF; encoded by the coding sequence ATGCGCGCCATGCAAATACCCCTCGATCACCCGCTGCTGCAACGCATCGTTGACGACCTGGCCGAAAAAGGCTGGTCGCAGCAGAATGGCTTCCTGCCCCAGGCTCTGACCCTGGAGCTCGCTGCTGAGTGCCATAAACGTGCGGCTGAAGGTGAACTGGCACCGGCAGCGGTGGGGCGCGGGCCGGCCCAGGAGATTCGCGAGGGCATTCGCGGTGACCATATCCAGTGGCTGGAGGAAGGTGACGCGGCGGTCTGCGACACCTATATGGCGGTGATGGATGGTCTGCGCCTGGCGATGAACCGCAGCCTTTTCCTTGGCCTGGAAGATTTCGAAAGCCACTTCGCGATGTACCCGCCCGGGGCCTTTTACCTTAAGCATGTGGACCGTTTTCGCGATGATGACCGGCGCATGGTCTCGGCGGTGATCTACTTAAATGACGCCTGGCTGCCCGAGCACGGCGGCCAGTTACGCATGTACCTCAAGGGCGGCGTTGAATACGACGTGGTGCCGACCGGTGGTTGCCTGGTGGTGTTTTTGTCGGGCGAGGTGCCCCACGAGGTACTGCCTGCCACCCGAGAGCGGCTGTCCTTGACTGGTTGGTTTCGCCGACGGGGCAACGAGCCGTTTTAA
- a CDS encoding DUF2059 domain-containing protein — translation MRRLLFSVLMLCVLPAWADGYDQLYKVAGWAEQRAHFNDALSAAQQRYRNSLPPAVYQALVDNSNKRFAAQAMDQRAEAQLRKHLPDPKPALVFFQSPLGRKIVAAELLATRRDQLAKNAQGLPKIQAEATRNLIIGHLAQALPAREAGAEVSLAIAGVAADSLSQMIPGLLGGGQAQGMLNGQRERLMQQIDKDLNNTLLYVYRDLSDPELEEFATFAESAEGKAYYQAALAAIRAGLAVGQSTSSLAQ, via the coding sequence ATGCGTCGTTTGTTATTTTCCGTGTTGATGCTCTGCGTTTTGCCCGCCTGGGCAGACGGCTATGACCAGTTATACAAGGTCGCCGGCTGGGCCGAACAACGTGCGCATTTCAATGACGCCCTCAGTGCCGCCCAGCAACGCTATCGCAATAGTCTGCCGCCAGCTGTGTATCAGGCGCTGGTGGACAACAGCAATAAACGCTTTGCCGCCCAGGCCATGGACCAGCGTGCCGAGGCGCAACTGCGCAAGCACCTGCCAGACCCGAAACCGGCCCTGGTATTTTTCCAATCGCCCCTGGGGCGCAAGATTGTCGCCGCCGAATTGCTGGCTACCCGCCGCGACCAGTTGGCGAAGAACGCCCAGGGCCTGCCGAAAATCCAGGCCGAAGCCACCCGCAACCTGATCATCGGCCACCTGGCCCAGGCACTGCCTGCTCGTGAAGCTGGGGCGGAAGTCAGCCTGGCGATTGCCGGCGTGGCGGCCGACAGCTTGAGCCAGATGATCCCCGGCCTGCTTGGCGGCGGTCAGGCCCAAGGCATGTTGAATGGACAGCGTGAACGGCTGATGCAGCAGATTGATAAGGATCTGAACAATACGCTGCTGTATGTCTACCGGGATTTGTCCGACCCGGAGCTGGAAGAATTCGCCACGTTTGCCGAATCGGCGGAGGGGAAGGCGTATTACCAGGCCGCACTTGCAGCCATTCGCGCAGGACTGGCAGTAGGCCAGAGCACCTCAAGCCTGGCGCAGTAG
- a CDS encoding alpha/beta hydrolase: protein MPVTFDPDHLRESLRPLVDAQPLSAEARVYQRFYGLDLAARKVPAVSRLGRFEVDGFEVVAQVWWPPAPVATVFMFHGFYDHMGLYRHVVDWALDQGFVVIACDLPGHGLSSGPRASIDEFAVYQRVVQGLFAEAKALQLPQPWHLFGQSTGGAIVVDHLLNHGADSPAQGKTFLLSPLVRPRAWGWSQVSYYLLRPFVKGIARRFSDNSNDPDFKPFLEADPLQPRQLPTAWVGALARWIKRIEAAPRSARRPVIVQGEEDMTVDWQHNLQVLRGKFDRPEVLMLKRGRHHLANEIPEIREEYFRYLTDHLT, encoded by the coding sequence ATGCCCGTCACCTTTGACCCTGATCATCTGCGCGAAAGCTTGCGGCCGTTGGTGGACGCGCAACCGCTGAGCGCCGAAGCGCGGGTCTACCAACGTTTCTATGGGCTCGACCTGGCCGCCCGCAAGGTGCCGGCCGTGAGTCGCCTGGGGCGTTTCGAGGTGGACGGGTTCGAAGTGGTGGCCCAGGTGTGGTGGCCGCCTGCGCCGGTGGCGACGGTGTTCATGTTCCACGGCTTCTACGATCACATGGGACTGTACCGCCACGTGGTGGACTGGGCATTGGACCAGGGCTTCGTGGTGATTGCCTGCGACCTGCCGGGCCACGGTTTGTCCAGCGGCCCCCGCGCCAGCATCGATGAGTTTGCGGTATACCAGCGGGTGGTGCAGGGGCTATTCGCCGAGGCCAAGGCCTTGCAATTGCCCCAACCCTGGCACCTGTTCGGGCAGAGCACCGGGGGCGCCATTGTGGTGGATCACCTGCTCAATCACGGTGCCGACAGCCCGGCCCAGGGCAAGACCTTTTTGTTATCGCCACTGGTACGGCCGCGGGCCTGGGGTTGGTCCCAGGTCAGCTATTACCTGCTGCGCCCGTTCGTCAAAGGCATCGCCCGGCGTTTCAGCGATAACTCCAACGATCCTGACTTCAAGCCGTTCCTTGAAGCCGACCCGCTCCAGCCCCGCCAATTGCCCACCGCCTGGGTGGGGGCGCTGGCGCGCTGGATCAAGCGCATCGAAGCCGCGCCACGCAGCGCCAGGCGGCCGGTGATCGTGCAGGGTGAGGAAGATATGACGGTGGATTGGCAGCACAACTTGCAAGTGCTGCGGGGCAAGTTCGACCGGCCCGAGGTGTTGATGCTCAAGCGCGGCCGGCATCACCTGGCCAATGAGATTCCAGAGATCCGCGAGGAATACTTCCGATACTTGACGGACCATCTGACCTGA
- a CDS encoding DUF6436 domain-containing protein, with protein MRPPYRNALFASLILVICAGVLWAAYDWFQGRYLRAFSEHTAVFSGDALQLPAALSGPGPIRLVHFWDPACPCNVGNQQHLGELIEQYGPQGVEFYALQKPGSHGQLPDNLRHMKVIDALPGADRIPASPAVGIWDRTGKLAYFGPYSEGLTCNASNSFIEPILKALGTGREVNATHTLAVGCYCSWPKDL; from the coding sequence ATGCGACCGCCCTACCGTAATGCCCTGTTCGCCAGTCTGATCCTGGTTATCTGCGCTGGCGTGCTGTGGGCCGCGTATGACTGGTTCCAGGGCCGCTACCTGCGCGCCTTCAGCGAGCACACGGCGGTGTTCTCCGGCGATGCGCTGCAACTGCCTGCCGCCCTCAGTGGCCCTGGCCCGATTCGCCTGGTGCACTTCTGGGACCCGGCCTGCCCGTGCAATGTTGGTAACCAGCAACACCTGGGCGAGCTGATCGAGCAGTACGGGCCCCAAGGAGTGGAGTTCTATGCCTTGCAAAAACCCGGCAGCCACGGCCAGCTGCCCGACAACCTGCGCCACATGAAAGTCATCGACGCCCTGCCCGGCGCCGACCGGATACCCGCCAGCCCAGCAGTGGGCATTTGGGACCGCACAGGCAAGCTGGCGTATTTCGGCCCCTACAGCGAGGGGCTGACCTGCAACGCCAGCAACAGTTTTATCGAGCCGATTCTCAAGGCCCTTGGAACCGGACGCGAAGTGAATGCCACTCACACCCTCGCGGTAGGCTGCTATTGTTCGTGGCCTAAGGATCTGTAG
- a CDS encoding penicillin acylase family protein — MKRVLQVFAVLIVLVALGAGWYLYSKQPTRQGTVTLAHLQGSVTVRYDDRGVPHIRAENEADLYRALGYVHAQDRLFQMEIMRRLARGELAEVLGPKLLETDKLFRSLRIRERASSYAEHMDPDSASSKALQAYLDGINQYQASHASPMEFDVLGIPKRPFTAEDSISVAGYMAYSFAAAFRTEPVLTYVRDRLGSDYLKVFDLDWQPKGALNLANDDWNTLGAIAALSEQALADNGLPQFEGSNAWAVSGNHTRSGKPLLAGDPHIRFSVPSVWYEAQLSAPGFELYGYHNALVPVAFLGHNMDFGWSLTMFQNDDLDLVAEKVNPDNPNQVWYHDQWVDMTSSEQQIQVKGQAPVILVLRRSPHGPIINDVLGENAGSTPIAMWWAFLDSENPILEGFYQLNRAETLAKARAAAAKVSAPGLNIIWANAKGDIGWWAAAQLPMRPAGVNPAFILDGSTAQADKLGFYPFSANPQEENPSRGYVVSANAQPASPTGMEIPGYYNLADRGQQLNAQLSDKSVKWDVTNSQALQLGTTTAYGPRLLAPLLPVLREVVKDPAQLKLVEQLANWKGDYPLDSTSATLFNQLLFNLAEVTFHPKLGDALFKTLISTRVIDAALPRLAASADSPWWNGKRTDTVKLAWDNSLAHLKSTFGDDPAQWQWGKAHTLTHGHPLGMQKPLDKLFNVGPFPAPGSHEVPNNQTAPIGPAPWPVTYGPSTRRLIDFADPTHALTINPVGQSGVPFDTHYGDQAQSYIEGGYEQAHFSEEEVTANTRGTLKLLPAR, encoded by the coding sequence ATGAAGCGCGTCTTGCAGGTTTTCGCGGTGCTGATTGTGCTGGTCGCCCTGGGCGCCGGTTGGTACCTCTACAGCAAGCAACCCACGCGCCAGGGCACGGTAACCCTGGCCCACCTGCAAGGCTCGGTCACGGTGCGCTACGACGATCGTGGCGTGCCGCATATCCGCGCCGAGAACGAGGCCGACCTGTACCGCGCCCTGGGCTATGTGCATGCCCAGGACCGATTGTTCCAGATGGAGATCATGCGGCGCCTGGCCCGGGGCGAGCTGGCCGAAGTGCTGGGGCCGAAGCTGCTCGAGACCGATAAGCTGTTCCGCAGCCTGCGTATTCGCGAGCGCGCCTCGAGCTACGCCGAGCACATGGACCCTGACTCAGCCTCCTCGAAAGCGCTGCAGGCCTATCTGGACGGAATCAACCAATATCAGGCCAGCCACGCCAGCCCCATGGAGTTCGATGTGCTGGGTATCCCCAAGCGCCCATTCACCGCCGAAGACAGCATCAGCGTCGCCGGGTACATGGCCTACAGCTTTGCCGCGGCCTTTCGTACCGAGCCGGTGCTGACCTACGTGCGCGACCGGTTGGGCAGCGATTACTTGAAAGTCTTCGACCTCGACTGGCAACCCAAAGGCGCCCTCAACCTGGCGAACGACGACTGGAACACCCTCGGCGCTATCGCCGCCCTGAGCGAACAGGCCCTGGCCGACAACGGCCTGCCGCAGTTCGAGGGCAGCAATGCCTGGGCCGTCAGCGGCAACCACACCCGTAGCGGCAAACCACTGCTGGCGGGTGACCCCCATATCCGTTTCTCGGTGCCGTCGGTGTGGTACGAGGCGCAACTGTCGGCACCCGGTTTTGAGTTGTATGGCTATCACAACGCGCTGGTGCCGGTGGCGTTCCTGGGGCACAACATGGATTTTGGCTGGAGCCTGACCATGTTCCAGAACGACGACCTCGACCTGGTCGCCGAGAAGGTCAACCCGGACAACCCCAATCAGGTCTGGTATCACGACCAATGGGTCGACATGACCAGCAGCGAGCAGCAGATCCAGGTCAAGGGCCAGGCGCCGGTGATCCTCGTCCTGCGCCGCTCGCCCCACGGTCCGATCATCAATGACGTGCTCGGCGAAAACGCCGGCAGCACGCCGATTGCCATGTGGTGGGCGTTCCTCGACAGCGAAAACCCGATCCTCGAAGGCTTCTACCAGCTCAACCGCGCCGAGACCCTGGCCAAGGCGCGGGCCGCTGCGGCCAAGGTCTCGGCACCGGGCCTCAACATCATATGGGCCAATGCCAAGGGCGATATCGGCTGGTGGGCGGCGGCGCAGTTGCCGATGCGCCCGGCCGGAGTCAACCCGGCGTTCATCCTCGATGGCAGTACCGCCCAGGCCGACAAGCTGGGCTTCTACCCCTTCAGTGCCAACCCCCAGGAAGAAAACCCGTCGCGTGGCTATGTGGTGTCGGCCAACGCGCAGCCGGCCTCCCCTACAGGCATGGAAATTCCCGGCTATTACAACCTGGCCGACCGTGGCCAGCAGTTGAACGCGCAGTTGAGCGATAAGAGCGTGAAGTGGGATGTGACCAACAGCCAGGCGCTGCAACTGGGCACCACTACCGCCTATGGCCCGCGGCTGCTGGCGCCACTGTTGCCGGTGCTGCGCGAAGTGGTCAAGGACCCGGCGCAGTTAAAGCTGGTGGAACAACTGGCCAACTGGAAAGGCGACTACCCGCTGGACTCCACCAGCGCTACGCTGTTCAACCAATTGCTGTTCAACCTCGCCGAAGTGACCTTCCACCCGAAACTGGGCGACGCGCTGTTCAAGACCCTGATCAGCACCCGTGTGATCGACGCCGCATTGCCACGCCTGGCCGCCTCGGCGGATTCACCCTGGTGGAACGGCAAGCGTACCGACACCGTCAAACTCGCCTGGGACAATAGCCTCGCGCACCTCAAGAGCACCTTCGGCGATGACCCGGCGCAGTGGCAATGGGGCAAGGCGCACACCCTGACCCACGGCCACCCGCTGGGCATGCAAAAGCCATTGGATAAGCTCTTCAACGTCGGCCCGTTCCCGGCACCCGGCAGCCACGAAGTGCCAAACAACCAGACCGCCCCGATCGGCCCGGCGCCTTGGCCGGTGACCTATGGGCCTTCGACGCGGCGCCTGATCGACTTCGCCGACCCGACCCATGCCCTGACCATCAACCCCGTGGGGCAAAGCGGCGTGCCGTTTGATACGCACTATGGCGATCAGGCGCAAAGCTATATCGAGGGCGGGTATGAGCAGGCGCATTTCAGTGAAGAGGAAGTCACGGCCAATACCCGCGGAACCCTCAAGCTGCTGCCTGCCAGATAG